Below is a window of Ruegeria sp. THAF33 DNA.
AGAAGGCGACGATCCATTGGGAGAACTCTGACAGCTTCATCGAGGAATTCGATGAGGTCGAACTGACCAAAGCCGTCTTTCAGATCGATGGCAGCCGCATGACGACTGCGGGCGGCACCTCGTCGATTGACCTGATGCTCAAGCTGATTGCAGATGACTATGGCGAGGATCTGGCCAACGCGGTGGCGGATCAGATGATCTATTCCTCGATTCGAACCGACCAGGACACGCAGCGCCTGTCAACTCCGACCCGAATCGGTGTGCGGCATCCGAAGTTGAGCCAGGTTATCCTGATGATGGAAAAAAACATCGAAGAGCCGATCTCGCCATCGATCCTTGCCAAGGACGTGGGTATGTCGACCCGCCAGTTGGAGCGTCTGTTCCGCCGGTATCTCAGCCGTTCCCCCAAGCGCTATTACATGGAACTGCGCCTGCACAAGGCCCGCAACCTGCTGATGCAGACAGACATGAGCGTCATCAACGTGGCGCTGGCCTGTGGTTTCGCCTCGCCCAGCCATTTCTCGAAATGCTACCGGGCGCATTACAACACCACGCCCTATCGCGAACGTGGTGCGCAAAGTGGAAGATTGTCAGTCTAAGGTCCAGCGTCAAAGCTCTTTGACGAAATAGTGCAAGTGCGGTCGGAGCATGGGCTGATCTTTGTAGGTTGTTGTCTCGATCGGAGAGGCCAGTTCCACAAACCCGAGCTTGGGATACAAAGACCTCATTTCCACATTTGGGGTGAGTGTATCTGCGATCAATCGCTTCAGCCCCATAGCTCTGGCGGCTTGTTCTCGTGCTTCAATCAATGCGCGCCCGACTCCGGTACCCCGAGCGTCTTCGGTTACAAATACACGTTTCAACTCGCCGGTAGACTGATCAAACCGTTTCATCATTCCACACCCCACGATTTTGCCACCTCGGTTTCTTACGACGATTAGGCATCCGTTCGGAGGCATGTAGTCATCCGTGTTCGCCCAGAATTCCTCAAGTGCGCTTTGCGGTGCGGAAGGATCCAATACAAACCCCATACCCTGCATTCTTTGAGCGATAAGAGCATAATATTGCTCCAAAATAATATTCAGCTCGGTTCTTGGCGGGATACTTGTGCACAATTCAATGTCGAAATCACTCATTGATATCCCCTTAACCGTGTAACCTGTTGGACAGAGTGACTGCGACGATGGAAACGCGCAAATAGAATTGTAAAGTCTGCCGGCACGCTTCGTATGTCACTGTTTGACAGACATCCTGTAAACCGCGCCCTGCCCGACTGAAATGAACCAGATCGCCCCATCCGGGGCCTGCACGATGTCACGGACCCGTTCGGTCTCGGGGCCCTTGATCTGCTCGACCTCGCGCAGCGGGTCTCCGGACAGGCGCGCGATATAGTCGAATTTCAGCGAGCCGACGAATATGTCGCCCCGCCATTCTGGAAACATGTCGCCGGAATAGACCATCAACCCCGACGGCGCGATCGACGGGTCCCAGTACAGGCGCGGCTGTTCCATACCGGGCTTGCTGGTGCCCTCGCCGATCTTCTCTCCGGAATAATGCGTGCCGTACGAGATGACCGGCCAGCCGTAATTGGCGCCGGGTTTGACAAGGTTCACCTCGTCGCCGCCGCGCGCCCCGTGTTCCGACACCCACAATCGGCCGCGCGCATCCAGATCGGCCCCCTGTGGGTTGCGGTGCCCATAGGTCCAGATTTCAGGTCGGATATCTGCCTGCCCGATGAAAGGATTGTCCGACGGTACCGAGCCATCGCGGTTGATACGGATCACGGAACCCAGGGCGTTCGAGCGATCCTGCGCCTGCGGCGCATCCCCTCGATCTCCGATGGTTACAAAAAGCGTGCCGTCATTGGCTTCTACAACACGTGAGCCGAAATGCCGCCCGCCTGATCCGCCGGGGTAAGCCTCGAAAATGACCCGCAGATTCGTCAGACGCGTGCCGTTCTTAGACAGGCGCGCCACCGCGACAGCCGTGCCTGCGCCACCCTTTTGCGGTTTTGAAAAGGTTAGAAAGACCTCGCGGCTTTGATTGAAATCGCGCGAGACCGTAACGTCCAGCAATCCGCCCTGCCCCGAAGCTGCAACCTTGGGAACACCGGATATGGCTTTCGCCTCTCCGTCCTTGACATACAGCAGGTTTCCGTCCCGTTCGGTGACAAGAAAACTGCCGTCAGGCAGGATGCCGACGGCCCAAGGCGTATCCAGCCCGCCTGCCATTTCGATAAGTTCAATTTTCCCGACCGAGGTCGACAACGCCTGTGCCAAGGCGCTTTGAGTGCAAAAAGTGAAGAACAGAATCGCGGCAGCTCTGAGCATGTTGACCCTTCTCCGGACAATCTTAGGCAAACCCTAACAAAACAGATAGATTTCCGATCGATAAAGGCACGATTGCGTTAGGACTTTTCTTTTCCGGGCAGCTTGCCTAGGTTCGTGGCCAGAACGAATACGTTCACAATAGGGAGTAACCATATGAAAAAGCTGCTTACAGCAACTGCAGCATCCGCTTTGCTGGCCGGACCTGCGCTGGCCGAAGACATTACGCTTGGTGTTTTGTTCGGATTCACCGGCCCAATTGAATCGCTGGCACCCGCAATGGGTTCGGGCGCTGAATTGGCGATGGCGGAAGTCACCGAATCCGGAAAACTGCTGGATGGGTCCAAAGTGACCGCATCGCGCGCCGACACCGGCTGCATTGATAACGGTTTGGCCACTTCGAACGGCGAACGCATGATTGCGGACGGTGTTGCCGGAATCATCGGCGGCGATTGCTCGGGCGTGACCGGTGCGATCCTTCAGAACGTCGCGATTCCGAATGGCATGGTCATGATCTCGCCCTCGGCGACCTCGCCGGGCCTGTCGACCATGGAAGACAACGGCCTGTTCTTCCGCACCGCGCCGTCAGATGCGCGCGAAGGCCAGGTGATGGCGGATATCCTGAAGGATCGCGGCATCAACTCGATCGCTCTGACCTATACCAACAACGACTACGGCAAGGGTCTGGCGGACGCGATCCAAACCTCTTTCGAGGCAGCAGGTGGTGAAGTGACCATCGTTGCAGCGCATGAGGATGGCAAGGCCGACTATTCGGCCGAAGTTGGTGCTCTGGCGTCGGCAGGTGGCGACATTCTGGTTGTTGCGGGCTATCTGGATCAGGGCGGTCTGGGCATCATCCAGTCGGCGCTGGACAGCGGTGCGTTTGACACCTTTGGCCTGCCCGGCGGCATGATCGGTGACTCGCTGCCGGCCAATGTCGGCCCCGACCTGAACGGTTCGTTCGGTCAGATCGCCGGTTCGGGCGGTGAAGGCGCCGAGAAGTATTTTGCCATGGCCGAGGCAGCAGGCTTCGACGGTTCGTCGCCCTATTCGCCCGAATCCTATGACGCTGCGGCTTTGTTCATGCTGGCCATGCAGGCTGCTGGATCGACTAATCCGGCCGACTATGGCGGCAAGATCATGGACGTTGCCAACGCTCCGGGCGAAAAGATCTATCCCGGCGAACTGGCCAA
It encodes the following:
- a CDS encoding ABC transporter substrate-binding protein yields the protein MKKLLTATAASALLAGPALAEDITLGVLFGFTGPIESLAPAMGSGAELAMAEVTESGKLLDGSKVTASRADTGCIDNGLATSNGERMIADGVAGIIGGDCSGVTGAILQNVAIPNGMVMISPSATSPGLSTMEDNGLFFRTAPSDAREGQVMADILKDRGINSIALTYTNNDYGKGLADAIQTSFEAAGGEVTIVAAHEDGKADYSAEVGALASAGGDILVVAGYLDQGGLGIIQSALDSGAFDTFGLPGGMIGDSLPANVGPDLNGSFGQIAGSGGEGAEKYFAMAEAAGFDGSSPYSPESYDAAALFMLAMQAAGSTNPADYGGKIMDVANAPGEKIYPGELAKGLELLANGQDIDYVGASGVELIGPGESAGSYREIEVTDGENKTVNFR
- a CDS encoding GlxA family transcriptional regulator → MQEQRQVVTVEDTAAPPRNFVFVLLDKFSLLSFASALDSLRIANRMANRQLYTWNLMGEGGETVTCSAGTEFKLDSDLVELQRDDVVLICGGVDVQAATSKRVLNWLRREARRGLRIGGLCTAAYTLAKAGLLDNKKATIHWENSDSFIEEFDEVELTKAVFQIDGSRMTTAGGTSSIDLMLKLIADDYGEDLANAVADQMIYSSIRTDQDTQRLSTPTRIGVRHPKLSQVILMMEKNIEEPISPSILAKDVGMSTRQLERLFRRYLSRSPKRYYMELRLHKARNLLMQTDMSVINVALACGFASPSHFSKCYRAHYNTTPYRERGAQSGRLSV
- a CDS encoding PQQ-dependent sugar dehydrogenase, producing MLRAAAILFFTFCTQSALAQALSTSVGKIELIEMAGGLDTPWAVGILPDGSFLVTERDGNLLYVKDGEAKAISGVPKVAASGQGGLLDVTVSRDFNQSREVFLTFSKPQKGGAGTAVAVARLSKNGTRLTNLRVIFEAYPGGSGGRHFGSRVVEANDGTLFVTIGDRGDAPQAQDRSNALGSVIRINRDGSVPSDNPFIGQADIRPEIWTYGHRNPQGADLDARGRLWVSEHGARGGDEVNLVKPGANYGWPVISYGTHYSGEKIGEGTSKPGMEQPRLYWDPSIAPSGLMVYSGDMFPEWRGDIFVGSLKFDYIARLSGDPLREVEQIKGPETERVRDIVQAPDGAIWFISVGQGAVYRMSVKQ
- a CDS encoding GNAT family N-acetyltransferase; protein product: MSDFDIELCTSIPPRTELNIILEQYYALIAQRMQGMGFVLDPSAPQSALEEFWANTDDYMPPNGCLIVVRNRGGKIVGCGMMKRFDQSTGELKRVFVTEDARGTGVGRALIEAREQAARAMGLKRLIADTLTPNVEMRSLYPKLGFVELASPIETTTYKDQPMLRPHLHYFVKEL